In Columba livia isolate bColLiv1 breed racing homer chromosome 16, bColLiv1.pat.W.v2, whole genome shotgun sequence, the DNA window ctgctccagctccacTGGTGGTTTGTAGAGCACGCACCCCGCAGGCCAGGCTCCTGCACGgccacagcccagccctgcccagcacgCAGGCtcggggggcaggagggggagcAGAAATAGCTATGAAATAGCTGAGCACATTGGGAAGGAATGACCATTCACGGCACATCCCTTTTATAGTAACGGAGCTGCAGAATAAGCCGCTGTCATAGCTTAATTTGACAATGAACAGCAATACCAGGGGaagataatttcctttttcagagAAATGGATCAAGATGTTCCATTTCATCTTTTTCCATATTCCAGGAGCTCAGTGCCAgctgctctgtctgcagcagctggcacaATCTATGTCGAGCTCTCAAAGCAGTAGGAGAAATAAACATTGCTCTAAACAAAGATGGTATATGCCTAAGAGATCCTGAAAAATCTCTCATTCCTGTTAGCTGTTAGAGGCACAAATGGCAAATGGATGCCTACTGCTTGTTATTAGAAAGATAAGGGTACTGTTAATGAAATGTTCTTGACCCTAGGTTTCCCACAGCACAGTCTCAGACATCTGTgcttaaacaaataatttaatcaaaagataaaataaaaaacaaagtgaaagatacagcaaagaaacagtctGGACTGGGCACTTCTCAAGGGGAGGGACCCCAAGGCAAAACAGGTTTGAGCTTTAAAACCCTCAGTCTCTGCACTCACTCTTCAAGTGTAATCCATGCGCCTTTTGGCCCAGTGGTAACTCTGGGGCTTCCTTGTGTCTTACTGGACTCTCTCCATCCTCCAGGCAGCTCTTTTGCTGTCCTTATCTTGATGGTTGGCAGACGCTGCTGACGCAGTTGCCATTCTGTCTCCTGGCACTGGTCTTCAAGCCCCACTCGCCACGTCACCAAGCAACCAGGTTAAGATAAGTTCATGACACACAGCCTGGAATGCCAGCAGGCCTGGCCACTCACCTGTTCGAACAGAACAATACAGCTAACAGAATAGAATACAATTTAAAGTCAGTTTGATTAAACTTATTCTGCAACAGTacaatactaaaaaaaaaacaacaccaaaaagcctaataaaaacaggaaaagactTGAACTGAAACAAGATGCACACAGAAAGGCTAGGGTTACCATAAGAAAATAATGAGCAAATAATCAAAAATTAAACTTACCGTTAAGCAGTAAAAGTGAAAGCACCAAGGTGGTTCAAATAATAAGTAACCCTCAGttcacttcagatttaaaatcaCAACACTAACAAGCTACACAGAGTCACTGATCACTTTCTAcggcttccccacctgctcccaTCTGTCTTTAGTTTGCATTTAGAGGGCAAGAACATCTCTACATGTCTGGGTGGCATCTAACAGTGTACAAGGTTGGTGCTGTTCAATCTCTGCAAGCACTGCTGTCACAGGAGCTAAAGCattgctgagagagctggcacATAAAGCCAACCTGAGCCGCTGAACTACACTTTGGCTGTTCAGTGACGTGAAGTCATCAGCAGCAATTGACCTGAGAAAAGACAGAAGTTGTCCACCTTTTtggcagctggggaggaggtCATGGGAATCGCAAAGGAAGCTGCATGAACCGGCAGATCAAGACGTGCCATTTCTCTCCCCGACAAAAAAAAGGATGTACTACAACACTGGGATAAGAAGGCAGCTTTCTACAGCCTCAGGCAGCACATTCCACATCTTTAAATTTGCAGGGTTgatgaaacaaaaagcaagtcTTTGGTGTGGTGCTGGACAACACAGAGGCCACATACAGGATAAATACCACAGTCTCCAAACTCTGGCTTGGCTAACATTACGGAGCCTAtaggaaagtgaaaaaaacaacaaaagaaatagCAGCTCTCATGTTTGAATACACTGACACTGGGCTTTGCAACGAACAAACAGTGTGCTGTGCATCTCCAGGTGTATCCAGTGGTCGGCTCACGCCACTGCTGATCCCCAAGCGATCACCTCACCGGCGCTGGGCAGGGCCCACGCTCCAACACAATGTGCAGTGAAAGCAGCGAGAGCATTTCGCAGCACAGGAATGATGCCAATTTGCCTCACTTGCACAACTCTGGCATCTGGACAACTCTCCACATAAGCAGGAGGCCAATGTATCTCATGCTTCAGCGCCACTTCACAACGCAGCAAAAGCTGCTTGTCCTGACCTGAATTCACTGCTGAATCAGTGTTGCAAACACATCACATATTACACTTCATTAGCTTGCAGCAATGCGTATTTACACACACGCAAtctctcttttgctttcagatCATTGTATTCATCTTAGCTGGAAGTAAGGGTAGTGTCATCACAGCCATAGCTGGCCTAAGGCTATATAAGGACAAGAAAATACTCCTTCCGTTACACGTTACTGCTTTCCTTTCACACCCTCCTTCCTGATGACTCCAGTGGCAATAACAGCACTCTTCTCCCTCCCAAATTTATAAGCCCTCTCTTGCAAACATCCGACATATATTGCTTCATATGTGACAGGCTCCCTTTTCCCCCAAAGTGCGCAATTGATTCACATAACGGAGTTGAATTCTGCACACATCAACCTGTATTTAGCTAAAAGTTCGCTGCTTTTGTTTCACATCTAACAAAGGCACCGTGTTCCCAAaggcctttttctttcccacccATTTTGTGGGTCTGATAAGAGAgattctctctctctgttataacctcacaaaaagaaaaaaaccacaatcaaAGTACAATTCTATTCTCTTTTCTCAGTTGCTAAAAGTGTAACCCATCATGGGAACCTGACTCTTATGCACTTCAGAAGTTAATTTTCACTTATTGTTTTTGAATTTAACAAAGAGACATTCAAGTGAACCTATTCATCAAACAAGTGGGAGCATTGCCAGGCCAGCCCGCACGGCACCAACTCTGCCAGGCCAGCCTGCTCTGCAGCCGCACAGCGCTCGTCCCTCTTCCAGACACGCGGCTCCCCAGGCTCCGTGCTACCTTCGCTGCTTAAATCGGTGGCTGGTGTTCTGCTCCAAAGCAACAGAACCAGTCATCAGGTTGGCGTAAAGAGCCAACAGACTGAAAAGGCGTCTTTCATCAAAGCTGGGACCATTCATTAGAAGTGACGTGTGCAATCGGCAACTGCAAAGACAGCACTGCCTGGGGGTGCAAACAAAGAGCAAGAGGACAAGAGAAGAGCAGTCAAAGTACAGTACAAAACATCTCGCGGGTGTTAAGGACAAGaaagcacagaacaaaacactTGCCACATTGGAGTAACCTCCCAAAAGGGCCTGTAGTCAATACAGTGTATTCAAAATGGACAAACCGCGACACCAGAGCAACGGAGTGCAGAGCCCTTGAGGAACGGGGAGAAACAGCTCCGAGCTGCAGACAAGGGCTTCTGACAGTCAGTTCCCATGGCAAGTTGTGATTATCTGGAAACACCTCGGCACGTACCTCCTTCCCAGAACACGCTGCACTTTGTGCCATGCCATGTATCATTTTACTGTGAGTTGTCCTTGGATGTCACAGATAACCTTGTGATGTTACTTCTGGGGATACTGGACATCCCGATGAGAAAGAGAGGCCAGTGTCACTGTGCTATCAGCTTTGGctaaataactaaaaaaacTATTCATACAGATGTTTTCTGTTGGAAAGGCTCTCTTGAGATTTATTTTGAACTATACAAGTCTAACAAACAGTGTTAACTTGTTGGACATGTATACAGACAAATTCCTGAAGCAGTCGAACAGTAGCGAGTGGTCAGACCAAGTCCCTGTAAAAGCTCTGAACAAGCACCACAAGTTTTCTTACAGCCGACCTGCGGGAAATGGagagaaagaactgaaaatacatAAGATTTCAAATTATAACAAAGCAGATGATCCAGTTCATGTGAAGTCTGATCTTCTATCTCTAACAAGACAGCATCTTTTTCAAGACTTGGGTGACCACTGTCCGATAACTCTATTTCTTGTTACCAAGCTGTAAAACTTCCTTTTACATCAGGCTAAACAGTGTCAGCAGTAAATACAAAAGGCTTTAACAGAATGGGAGGAATAAGATACCTCAGTATTAGGGGTATGAAATGGGAGGAATTTTGCTGTGGCTTTGAGTCCTCCTCCACAACAGATCACTGCAACAAATCACAGTAAGCAGCATAAATATCCAATACAGTTTTGAAAGAGTTGTGGTTACACCCCTTGCATTACGCAAGCCTTGGAAGAGCAGAAAGGCTCAGCTCACAGCCTGGGGTCAAGGCTGTCGAAGGTGCAATGCCCAGTCACATGGGCTCACATTCCTTGCTCACGGGGTATCAAACGGGAGCAGCAAAGGCTTCAAGTGTAAAGCCACAGACACTCTCCAAACAGGGTGTCACTTCCAGCCCAGGAGGACGGAAGGGATCAGGGATCTAGAGGTCAGCTGAGTACAGAATGAGGAGAACCTGCAGAACAGCCGGGGCAAAAAACAAGGTGTCCAAAACAGGCGTGTGACAATGCTCAAACTCCTCCAGTAATTCTGGTTCCCTCGAAAAGCTAGGAATCCTCCTCAGTTTTCCACATCTGCTTCTACAGCAGCAAGAGGAGTCAGCTTCAGAAACAGACTCTAGGAAGCTGGCAAGGTTAGGGATGATGTGgagagttattttaaaaagctgttactttgttttgtttagtccACCTGCATGCCCTCAGGAAGTTCCACCACTACAGGAGCGCAGTCATCAGGCTCTGCCTCAAAGTCCCATTTAAATTTCTTCGTTAGGTGAGCCTTGAATTTTTCAGCCTTCTTCCTTAGGGCCCCGTCAACAGCAGCGCTGCAtgtgtaggaaaaaaacacctagaaGAACAGAGTACTGGTCAGTGAGAACCCAGCCACGGCCCAAGCTCTGCATCTCTTTCCTATAAGGATGTCATCAACAGGAAAAGTTTCAGGTTAGGCCACTAGTAAGAGATCTACCACCCTGAAAACCAACTCCGGCTTTGGAGCCACCTAAACCAagccttccctcctcctctcatCCCAGAGTCAAGACAGACACCCTGCCCTCACACCACCGAGTCAGCGTTAGAAATATTTGCACTGTGGTAATAACCTTGTTTCAAGCAGGAATGTACATGTAATTCAATATGTACTATGGAATTTGAACTACTCTTAAGtgtaagcaaagaaaaatatctgagcagaaggaaaaaaacaaagaggacTATCAGTTTTCATCTGCAACATAGCCAATTCTGCAGCATTGTTTTCATGGTTGGATGGACCAGGATACTCCCCAAACTATTTTTGTAATACGGTATCACCAACACCTCTATATTAGGATATAGAGGAAACTTAATAAAATGACCTTGAAGGTAAGCGAAGAAGGGGAGCTCTCTGGAGAAAGTCCAGTTATCCCCAGCACAGCCATTCCCTTGAACACAGGGCACTGAAATCTGGACTGACCTCTAAGGCAGTTCCTCCATCatccaaacacacacagaccTACTATCTTTTCACAAATTCACAGCTTCTGTTAGCATTGTGAGACCTAAAGCACCTGTGTATGATTCAACGGGGCATTTAGCCTTAGAACCCATCTCTCATCAGCCTGCTTCTGCTCCTCTTCTGAACTTGCGATCCAGAATTCActttcataggaaaaaaacttttacttcaaagccaaagaaaaagaaaaataattgcaggatgcaaatgaaggaaaaggcGTCTGGGGAAAAAGCAGGTTGGTGTTTGGGAGAGACCTACTGACAGCCGGATAAACCACTGACAATGAGCAGCAAAGCTCATCGCCTTGTTTATGATAATTTGTCTTTCCCTTGTTCATTCTACTGTGAAACTGCTTCTTTGTAACAGAACTCCCTTACACAGCAAGGCTACTATTAAGAACAAGAAGATCAAAAGCTTATACGTCCCACTCTTCCTCAACGAATTGCACATTAAATTagttatttcatcttttttttttttaaacactgttagGGCTGCATATTCAGTGGAGGTTATGCTGTAATTGTCTTGCCTTAGATCACACTCCAGAAATAAAGCTGCTGTATTGAAAGCTGAGCAAAAGCGAACCCAGATAATACGCCCCCCACACCGTTCTGCACTTGTGCTGCTGCACCTGCCCACGTGCAGTCAGACGGCTCCGCGATGGCTGTGCGCGCAGCCTGGCTGGGAAGGCGCGTCCCTCAGGTTCCTGGCGCTAGTTGAGCACGTCGGGGAAATCCCACAGgagcacagaaacagagaaCTTCTAGCAAGGAAAGGCTCCGTTCAACCATAAGGCAAATTTGTTCTTTGCTACTAGGAATGTGGTGGCTCCTGCTGGGGCTTAACAGTGATCACTGAAGCCAGCACAGCCACCTAAAGGCAGCAGCTTCCACTGCTTAAGTGGGAAAACACAGACTGATGAAATTCAAGGGCATACAAGACTCAGGTATCAAAAAACAGCAAGACAGGTGCTTCCAAAACGCTCCTCAGGTGGAAAGAATGGCATTCTTTGTACTGCTGTAAACCGACAGTTCAAAGTGTCACTGGGAGCATCCTGCAAAGAGGCAGGTTTTCCACCCTGTAATGGGacggaaaaaaacaccaacaaaaataaaataaaaatatcaagacTTCTATGAATCCAAATtcaaaaaaagtgaagaaagtGACTTGATTAAAGCAATTAAAGCTATACccagcaaattaaaaacaaacatcttCCCTCTCACCAAATCTACAGCAAGAACTTGTAACTCCAAGTACAGAAATGCAAGTACTCCCTGAGACAGGCGAAGGCATCAGTGATGTGCAGCAAGCAACTGCTGGGACTACGTTTCCATTGCTGAGTTTCACCCGTGTATCtagtgtgtggtttttttctgtttttaattgtaAAGCAAGTTTTGATTGGGCTGTTTGCTGAGCTGTTAGCATGGTTACAATCAGCAGGAGTAACTGGTATTGCTAGTGCTGAATTGCAAGTGTGCCCACGAcagtctcagcagcagcagtgttttctgcattttggaCTGACCATAAATGCCCTCTGACTAACAACTTGATTACAGAAAATCTTCAGCTTTGCTTAAGGCTAACAGGAatgaagaagtttcttaaaTGCTATCAATGTCCTAAGCTCAATAAGTTTTCACTGCAACTTCTCTGCAATCTTTTATGCCAAagttttgtgttgtggttttaaGAATTAATGgaatttgggaaaaaataacCTGACAGACATCATCTCGCACTTGCTCAGCCTCTCTCATAGCTGTTCAGCTTAAGGTAGTCAAAAGCCTTAACAATTTTTAGAAGAAGTATGCTGGTACAGTCCAGCCACACTGGATGCGCCACTCCAGAACTCCGGAAGCACGCCGAGGTAGCAGGCTACTTTCAGCACTGTTTGCAAGGAAAGCATAAGAAAAAAGACAGCGTCCCCTCTCTGTGTTGCAGCCATCTTCACCAGCCTTCCCCTTCGCCACCTCGCTTTGCTGGCCTCTCTGCACGTGGCCTAACTCAATTTTAAACTGCATTAGACTCTTCtaggcacagctggagcagatCTAACTCTGCAATGACAAGCAAATGGCATTTCTTTGTAAATAATACAGGGaaaaagtttaagaaaatatGTGTGGGCTTAGATAGGCTCGCTGCCTCCCATGCAGCTCAACAGAAGCTTAattccttttgcagcttctcccCAAATTTGCTCTGATGTCCTGTATGccctcttctcctgctcccatTTTTCAAGAGATAGCCACAAACGTACCTGTAAGGTGCTGGTTAGAAAGTTATCCTGGGAAATAATGtccacaaaaaaatcagctgggATTTCACCGAGCTGGTGATACAGCACAGAAATGAGATTGATGTAAAGGTCTTGGTACTTTCCTATGGCATCTTCAGATCGGCACAGGATGTTTAAGAGTCTTTTCCAGTGTTCAAATGCATCATACACGTTCCCAATCAGGAAGCAGATGAAAGCAAACTGCAACTCAGCTGTGTGTATtcagcacaggaaaacaaaacgaaacacaCATAAGACTAAAAACATATCCAAGGTACATGCCCTTTCAAAAACTCTGTAAATGATTGCATAAAACTCTGGGTTTGCCTTTTGCATAAGCAATCTGCCCTCCAGCGATTCTGCTAATAGCAATCAATACTCCAAACACTATTTACTAATGTTCTGCTCttcagctggaggaaaagcaaagactAATCCAGGCAGGGCCACCTGTAATGGTAATTTTCATCCTTGGAGAGTGACTTCACTGGCAATCAGAGCACACAGCCACCTAAGGACTTCCCGTGTCATCTGTGTTCTCAAAATGACACTCAAAGAAGTAAGTCAGACGTCGCTGTTACTCTGCAAACACTCACTCCACCTGTGCATGGGTTTCCAACCCCACACAGGAGTGCAAATGCTGCTGCCCTTCAACACAAAGGCTGTGGGAACACTGGGAGAGGTGAGCAGCACATTAACAGATGTTTCTTCCTCGTCAAATTAAGAGCCAGGGATCATCTCACTGGATGTTGAGCATCAGCTATTTTGCCAGAATGATGGCATCATCATTTCTTGAAGTAATTTGGTTTTTGTATATCCTAGAGTTGTCTTTGATAATTTTGATAAAGAATAAATTATATAATATTaatatacaaaagaaaaaaaaaaaaaggaagacaggaAAACCAAAGGCTTATTCCAAACCTCAGTAGCCTTGAGGCTCCAGCTCAGCTGGGTTGCCAAGCCCTCCATCCTGCCATGAAACTAAACCACACTTCAGGACTGCCACaaatttcatatttattcatATTGGAGGTTGTCAACAAAGGCTGGCAAGTACTAAAAGACCCTGTGACGGGGAGGCACAGCCCTCGCCATGGATGGCAAACCCCAAGCGCTGCCCAGAGCTGAGCTGCCACCGCTCCAGCCAGGGAGGGGACTGGCTCCCACCTCGGGAACTGATTGCAGCGAGATCTCATACCACCTCATCACCAAAATGGGATCAacaatctgaaaattaaaatgctcAGCCCCACTCAATGCTTCCAGGCCTCCATAGCCTCTGTTCTCAGATGTTCACTTAACAGGCAGATTGCCAGCTTGGTGCCAGATGACAGGCCCGATTTGCAGGAGATGCTGTTCGTGGCAACATGCGATTGCTGCTTTTGACTTGATTTGAGGCAATCTGGGCTCTGAGTGCGGCACTCAGGAGCGAGAGGGGCAAACGTGGCAGCTTCGGACACCGAGCATCTCATCCTCACACCAGTGCACCTGAAACAGGCCCGAGAGCTGCTAAAAGCTCAGTCACTAACTCCTGTCCTGCGATTcagagagatgctccagggtGCCCGGGAACAGGGCCCACAGAACAGGTGCAAGTTTCATCCCCGAGCTCTCGTTTTGCAGAGAAATGCCTTCATTCTCCCcaagcaccccagggctctacCAGGCAACAAACGGGACTCACCGAGCAGATCCAGAGGCTGGCTGGCATATCGCTGCTGAATCACCCTCTCCAGAGCGTAGCTGAGGTCCATGCTGTGCCTGGTTATCTCCTCCGGGGTAGCACCATCGGGGAACATCTGCGTCGGCAGCTCCGTGAACCTGATCTCGGTGCCGGCCCTCGGCTCCATGCGGGGCAGCCGCGCCAGCCCCTCCGCGTAGCTCCGGCACTCGGCGCCCAGGGCCGCGCCGCGCTGCTCCGCCCGGTCGCTGCTGAGCCGCCCCGCCACGACCGGCAGCACCTCCGAGAAGGCGCAGATCTGCCCGCTCTCCGGCTGCAGCTGCTTCACCAGCGCTTCGCTgaggaagctggtgagggagACCCACTTCTTCAGGGTCTCGTAGGGGTAGGGCCCGAGGAACCGGTCCATGTCCTGCAGGTTCTCTCGCAAGGCCTCGGCCCGCCCCGGGGCCGGCGGCGCCAGCCCCAGCGCCTCGCTGGCGGCGTCCCAGCGCAGCAGCCGCACCTCCCGCCGCCGCAGGCTGAGGAACTGCCCGGTGCGCGGGCCCGTCTCCCGgcggccgccgcccgcccgccccgcgctgCAGTGCACGAAGTGGACGCCCGGCGGGATCATCTTGACGCCGCGGAACCTGGGCCCCACGGCCCAGCTGCTGTAGTCGATGCCGAACTCGGTGCCCTCGGGCACACCCAGCACCACGACCGCGGCGCCCTCGAAGAAGAGCTGCCTGGCCAGCTCGGGCTCCAGCCGCGGGCCCGCCATGGCACGGCCGCCACCGGGGCCCTCCTCACCGCCCGGAAGCGCCGCCGAGCCCGCCCGGTCCTCCCCGAAAAGGGCCCGTGTGGCACCGCCGCTCCGCGCACGGCGGTTCCGGACGCGGCCGCATCCCGCCCGCGGCCGATCCGGGGAGCCGCCGGCACTGACAGCCCGGGATGGGTGTGCCGGCCCTCACTGCAGGCCAGCGGGCTGGGGTGCCCTCACCCAAGACCCCAAACCCGGCGGCTGTTCCCCTTCGGCCTCCTGGGGCCGGCAGCATCTCTGCTTTGGGCAGAGCAGAATCCGGTATTTCCATGTGCAGAGACCCTGGTTGCAAGGTCCCCCCTTCACTTCTCCGTCCTCTTGGTAGGAAAGAGTCCACTGAGGCCCCAAGCATGGCTGGCGGCTGCTCCTCTCTGACCCAGCGTCTCTCAAAGACAGTCTCCCCCTCAGCCTGGgcccccagccctcccagctGGGGATGGAGAGCCCGGCAGCAGGACAGGTGGACTGAGAGCCCCATAGCGCGACAGACACACAGGGACCCTCACAGCGAGACAGACGTACCGGGCCCTGCGGTGGGAGCTGCCGCCACGGCACCACGTCCTCCCTTCCAGGAGGACAAAGTCAGGGTCCTCGGGGCAGCTGCCGA includes these proteins:
- the AAR2 gene encoding protein AAR2 homolog, producing the protein MAGPRLEPELARQLFFEGAAVVVLGVPEGTEFGIDYSSWAVGPRFRGVKMIPPGVHFVHCSAGRAGGGRRETGPRTGQFLSLRRREVRLLRWDAASEALGLAPPAPGRAEALRENLQDMDRFLGPYPYETLKKWVSLTSFLSEALVKQLQPESGQICAFSEVLPVVAGRLSSDRAEQRGAALGAECRSYAEGLARLPRMEPRAGTEIRFTELPTQMFPDGATPEEITRHSMDLSYALERVIQQRYASQPLDLLAELQFAFICFLIGNVYDAFEHWKRLLNILCRSEDAIGKYQDLYINLISVLYHQLGEIPADFFVDIISQDNFLTSTLQVFFSYTCSAAVDGALRKKAEKFKAHLTKKFKWDFEAEPDDCAPVVVELPEGMQVD